In Brassica rapa cultivar Chiifu-401-42 chromosome A06, CAAS_Brap_v3.01, whole genome shotgun sequence, a single window of DNA contains:
- the LOC117125790 gene encoding ATP-dependent DNA helicase PIF1-like, which produces MSEEQILNATLILIENIMRSKNSTLEKWKTMPKPIDNSDSLLDNQLLQDELNYSHDDLRERHDEWFGQMTDEQRSVYDDIIGCVTSKRGRVFFVYGFGGTGKTFLWNILSAAVRSRGEVVLNVASSGIAALLLPGGRTAHSRFSLPINPDEFSTCKIHPGSDQAELIYKSSLIIWDEAPMMSKHCFEALDRTICDIMKTTDDTPFGGKVVVFGGDFRQILPVIPRGNRADIVMAALNSSYLWKYCKVLQLTKNMRLLSELDESVADDIKTFSKWILDVGDGKINEPNNGETIINIPKDLLITECGDPIEAIVSETYGNTFKDSKDPIFFQERAILCPTNEEVDVVNNYMLDRLTGT; this is translated from the coding sequence ATGAGTGAAGAACAGATTCTGAACGCAACACTGATACTGATTGAAAACATCATGCGCAGTAAAAATAGTACTTTGGAGAAATGGAAGACAATGCCAAAGCCCATTGATAATTCTGATTCTTTGCTAGACAATCAGCTATTACAAGATGAGCTTAACTACTCTCATGATGATTTGCGTGAAAGACATGACGAATGGTTTGGGCAGATGACAGACGAGCAGAGGTCTGTGTATGACGATATAATTGGATGTGTTACGAGCAAAAGAGGacgagttttttttgtttatggttTCGGAGGAACAGGAAAAACGTTTTTGTGGAACATCCTTTCAGCTGCTGTTCGATCAAGGGGTGAGGTGGTGCTTAATGTTGCTTCTAGCGGCATAGCTGCATTATTACTGCCTGGTGGAAGAACTGCTCATTCTAGGTTTAGCCTTCCAATAAATCCAGATGAATTTTCTACATGCAAGATTCACCCAGGCAGTGATCAAGCTGAGTTAATCTACAAATCTTCTCTCATTATTTGGGACGAAGCTCCAATGATGAGCAAGCATTGCTTCGAAGCCTTAGATCGAACCATATGCGATATTATGAAGACTACAGATGACACTCCTTTTGGTGGCAAAGTGGTGGTATTTGGTGGTGATTTCAGACAGATTCTACCAGTTATTCCGCGGGGTAACCGGGCTGATATTGTTATGGCTGCTCTAAATTCGTCCTATTTGTGGAAGTATTGCAAGGTTCTGCAGCTAACCAAAAATATGCGACTGCTATCAGAACTTGACGAGAGTGTAGCTGACGATATTAAGACATTCTCGAAGTGGATACTGGATGTAGGAGATGGGAAGATTAATGAACCAAATAATGGAGAAACTATCATTAACATTCCTAAAGATCTTCTTATTACGGAGTGTGGTGATCCAATTGAGGCCATTGTTTCAGAAACCTATGGGAACACTTTCAAAGACTCAAAAGACCCCATTTTTTTCCAAGAACGAGCTATTTTGTGTCCTACCAACGAAGAGGTTGATGTTGTTAACAACTACATGTTAGATCGGCTGACAGGTACGTGa
- the LOC103873476 gene encoding uncharacterized protein LOC103873476 isoform X2, whose amino-acid sequence MEVRSELKQNIYEIFKDFMTGITKLEELDNATNIFLLRFQQGLCLLKRSPILTSSKLIENILKNNETRRLKSYVEAGCINIDDAARSTRALHTSLSGLSDHLIKAQSLLSDLERLTDDAALAIETATKLSTQLDEESSDDLRQVTSEENETVHFAQEPEVTEYATIIAVVYSMVKQNYVMQEKIVRSLSLKTSFDELDTYTLMWSLRPFVEDEIMNRAWKCIY is encoded by the exons ATGGAAGTGAGAAGCGAGCTAAAGCAGAATATTTACGAGATTTTCAAAGACTTTATGACGGG GATCACAAAGCTTGAGGAACTAGATAATGCTACAAACATCTTTCTTCTACGCTTTCAGCAAGGACTCT GCTTGCTCAAACGCTCTCCAATACTCACTTCCTCCAAGTTGATCGAGAACATTCTCAAGAACAATGAAACAAGACGGCTTAAATCATACGTAGAAGCAGGCTGTATTAACATCGATGATGCTGCACGAAGCACACGGGCTT TGCATACATCTCTATCAGGACTTTCTGACCACCTAATCAAAG CTCAAAGCTTGTTATCTGACCTCGAGCGTCTCACTGATGATGCCGCCCTTGCAATTGAGACTGCAACAAAGCTCTCCACACAACTGGATGAAGAATCAAGTGATGATTTGCGACAAGTGACGAGTGAA GAGAACGAAACTGTACATTTTGCTCAAGAACCTGAAGTTACAGAGTACGCTACAATTATTGCAGTGGTTTACAGTATGGTGAAGCAGAACTATGTTATGCAG GAAAAGATTGTGAGATCGCTTAGTTTGAAGACCTCATTTGATGAACTAGATACTTACACTCTGATGTGGTCATTGCGTCCGTTTGTAGAAGACGAGATTATGAACAGAGCATGGAAATGTATCTACTAA
- the LOC103873476 gene encoding uncharacterized protein LOC103873476 isoform X1, producing the protein MSKHYPQFFIHEANLDSLFSPPPDSAFSLTSSELCLPPLHTSCSLLPAETELCVRMSSSNLTTISSSLSRTRANPEFKTREMEVRSELKQNIYEIFKDFMTGITKLEELDNATNIFLLRFQQGLCLLKRSPILTSSKLIENILKNNETRRLKSYVEAGCINIDDAARSTRALHTSLSGLSDHLIKAQSLLSDLERLTDDAALAIETATKLSTQLDEESSDDLRQVTSEENETVHFAQEPEVTEYATIIAVVYSMVKQNYVMQEKIVRSLSLKTSFDELDTYTLMWSLRPFVEDEIMNRAWKCIY; encoded by the exons ATGTCCAAACACTATCCCCAGTTCTTTATTCACGAAGCGAATCTGGATAGCCTCTTCTCTCCACCGCCGGATTCAGCCTTCTCCCTGACTTCCTCCGAGCTTTGTCTGCCACCATTACACACGTCATGTAGTCTCCTTCCTGCAGAAACCGAACTCTGTGTAAGGATGAG TTCCTCAAACTTGACGAcgatctcttcttctctctctcgaACTAGAGCAAACCCAG AATTCAAGACAAGAGAGATGGAAGTGAGAAGCGAGCTAAAGCAGAATATTTACGAGATTTTCAAAGACTTTATGACGGG GATCACAAAGCTTGAGGAACTAGATAATGCTACAAACATCTTTCTTCTACGCTTTCAGCAAGGACTCT GCTTGCTCAAACGCTCTCCAATACTCACTTCCTCCAAGTTGATCGAGAACATTCTCAAGAACAATGAAACAAGACGGCTTAAATCATACGTAGAAGCAGGCTGTATTAACATCGATGATGCTGCACGAAGCACACGGGCTT TGCATACATCTCTATCAGGACTTTCTGACCACCTAATCAAAG CTCAAAGCTTGTTATCTGACCTCGAGCGTCTCACTGATGATGCCGCCCTTGCAATTGAGACTGCAACAAAGCTCTCCACACAACTGGATGAAGAATCAAGTGATGATTTGCGACAAGTGACGAGTGAA GAGAACGAAACTGTACATTTTGCTCAAGAACCTGAAGTTACAGAGTACGCTACAATTATTGCAGTGGTTTACAGTATGGTGAAGCAGAACTATGTTATGCAG GAAAAGATTGTGAGATCGCTTAGTTTGAAGACCTCATTTGATGAACTAGATACTTACACTCTGATGTGGTCATTGCGTCCGTTTGTAGAAGACGAGATTATGAACAGAGCATGGAAATGTATCTACTAA
- the LOC103873477 gene encoding kinesin-like protein KIN-8B gives MPSIRAPVAKKTTTLTVAVKCRPLMEKERGRDIVRVNNSKEVIVLDPDLSKDYLDRIQNRTKEKKYCFDHAFGPESTNKNVYRSISSVISGVVHGLNATVFAYGSTGSGKTYTMVGTRSDPGLMVLSLNTIFDMIKCDKSSDDFEVTCSYLEVYNEVIYDLLEKSSGHLELREDPEQGIVVAGLRSIKVYSADRILELLNLGNSRRKTESTEMNSTSSRSHAVLEIAVKRRQNNQNQVVRGKLALVDLAGSERAAETNNGGQKLRDGANINRSLLALANCINALGKQHKKGLAYVPYRNSKLTRILKDGLSGNSQTVMVATVSPADTQYHHTVNTLKYADRAKEIKTHIQKNIGTIDTHMSDYQRMIDNLQSEVSQLKKQLAEKESQLSIIPFERGVERELSWLDGLSHQISENVQERINLQKALFELEETNLRNRTELQHLDDAIAKQATEKDIVEALSSRRQVILDNIRDNDEAGVNYQREIEENEKHRCKLQDMLNEAINNNGNKTYLHILNQYKLLGMGNTELQFEMAMRDQIIYNQREAQRNLWNLLMGLGVEEKQVFDLAAKQGITIEDWSMASYPGLPYRKQAPSIIPANIPYMGHSYSQSSCTFQSYNQDAASKGQQWAPTPTLCREEHHSSYYFMGHEPPAFASLRKSHGGGGRPAPWIDTGGANHRRVSYPQTVNNSSHMGPSFYQTPQREMLVNTPSPYGSPRADRATTPAGQPFYGSPRGIAAVRNGSCNSPRVATAVSASNGARNQQRVYGTSPLSGTKSVKNASYGQNSHTKLYRGGGGSKVHNKGNKTQRQHH, from the exons ATGCCGAGCATCAGAGCTCCCGTTGCTAAGAAGACGACGACACTAACG GTCGCTGTGAAATGTAGACCGTTAATGGAGAAAGAACGTGGAAGAGACATCGTTCGAGTGAATAACTCTAAG GAGGTGATAGTGTTGGACCCTGACTTATCGAAGGACTACCTTGACCGGATTCAGAATCGGACTAAAGAGAAGAAGTATTGTTTTGATCATGCCTTTGGCCCTGAGAGCACCAACAAG AATGTGTATAGGAGTATTTCTTCTGTGATCTCTGGGGTTGTTCATGGACTCAACGCTACAGTGTTTGCCTATGGTTCAACTGGAAG CGGCAAAACATACACAATGGTTGGAACACGAAGTGACCCTGGACTGATGGTTCTCAGCCTGAATACCATATTTGACATGATTAAGTGCGACAAGAGCTCTGATGACTTCGAAGTGACTTGCTCCTATCTTGAAGTCTACAATGAA GTTATATACGATCTGCTTGAAAAATCATCCGGTCATTTGGAGCTCAGAGAGGATCCGGAGCAGGGAATAGTAGTTGCTGGCCTGCGATCAATCAAG GTTTATTCTGCCGATCGAATTCTTGAACTGCTGAACTTAGGGAACAGTAGACGAAAAACTGAGAGCACTGAGATGAACAGTACATCATCGAG GTCCCATGCAGTTCTGGAGATTGCAGTAAAAAGAaggcaaaataatcaaaatcaaGTTGTGAGAGGGAAACTCGCTCTTGTAGATCTTGCCGGCAGTGAAAGAGCAGCTGAGACGAACAATGGAGGTCAGAAACTGAGGGATGGAGCTAATATTAATCGCTCACTCCTTGCTCTAGCAAATTGCATAAACGCCTTGGGGAAGCAACACAAAAAGGGTCTTGCTTACGTCCCATACAGAAACAG CAAACTTACGCGTATTCTTAAAGATGGTTTGAGTGGGAACTCCCAGACGGTGATGGTTGCAACTGTATCACCTGCTGATACTCAGTATCATCATACTGTGAACACACTGAAATATGCTGACCGAGCCAAAGAGATCAAGACCCACATTCAG aaaaatattggtACCATCGACACTCATATGTCAGACTACCAACGAATGATCGACAATCTTCAA AGTGAGGTTTCtcagctgaagaagcaactagCAGAAAAGGAGTCGCAGCTTAGCATCATACCTTTTGAAAGAGGTGTTGAACGTGAACTTTCGTGGTTGGATGGTTTAAGTCACCAGATCAGTGAAAATGTTCAGGAACGTATAAACTTACAGAAGGCATTATTCGAGCTGGAAGAAACTAACCTCAGGAACCGTACTGAACTTCAGCATCTCGATGATGCCATTGCGAAACAA gcGACAGAGAAGGATATTGTCGAGGCTCTAAGTAGCAGACGTCAAGTAATACTTGATAATATCAGAGACAATGATGAAGCCGGTGTTAACTACCAGAGA GAAATAGAAGAAAATGAAAAGCATCGTTGCAAACTACAGGATATGCTCAATGAAGCAATAAATAACAATGGAAACAAAACTTATCTGCACATTCTCAACCAGTACAAGCTTCTG GGGATGGGTAATACCGAACTACAGTTCGAAATGGCAATGAGGGACCAAATCATTTACAACCAGAGGGAAGCCCAGAGAAACCTATGGAATCTGCTCATGGGTTTAGGAGTCGAAGAGAAACAAGTGTTCGACCTCGCTGCAAAACAAGGAATAACCATCGAAGACTGGAGTATGGCATCGTATCCCGGACTTCCTTACAGGAAACAGGCACCGAGCATCATACCAGCAAACATTCCTTATATGGGCCATTCATATTCTCAATCCTCATGCACTTTCCAGAGCTACAATCAAGATGCTGCTTCCAAAGGACAACAATGGGCTCCAACTCCTACTTTGTGCAGAGAGGAACATCACAGCTCTTACTACTTCATGGGACACGAGCCACCTGCATTTGCCAGTCTTAGGAAAAGCCATGGTGGTGGTGGCAGACCAGCTCCATGGATCGACACAGGAGGAGCCAATCATCGCCGAGTCTCTTATCCACAAACAGTAAACAATTCTTCCCACATGGGTCCCAGTTTTTACCAGACTCCACAAAGG GAAATGCTGGTCAACACCCCGAGTCCTTATGGTAGCCCACGAGCTGACAGGGCCACCACCCCGGCCGGGCAGCCTTTCTATGGAAGCCCTCGAGGCATTGCCGCCGTGAGAAACGGTTCATGCAACAGCCCCCGCGTGGCCACTGCAGTGTCAGCATCCAATGGTGCAAGAAACCAACAGAGAGTTTACGGGACGAGCCCGCTTTCGGGAACCAAAAGTGTGAAGAACGCGTCTTACGGACAGAACAGCCACACAAAGCTGTatagaggaggaggaggcagtAAAGTTCATAATAAAGGAAACAAAACTCAACGCCAACACCATTGA